The following coding sequences are from one Ruminococcus flavefaciens AE3010 window:
- a CDS encoding leucine-rich repeat protein: MQCEKCNAPLDPKLSACPQCGAPVPQNIEGFENTMEFQHELRSIVVNDGTKAVANKDRFIGLLSDHIPDYDKERRLLINMYNMGVLKILLEDKNHEIAVMKAKSFMLGDLFLSENASEFVVACYTYLLGWPYESHLKVLPESEEDSDKKTEEVRKRPVDINEMVFTPRNAFRYRLSGNITIPDGYTKLEAFCFDKFGSLRTIKLPSTLLAIGEYAFSSCKRLRGLDLPEGLRIIKQGAFSQCANLVVVKIPDGVLEIEDSTFSFCTSLEVIEIPPSVSSIGAEAFSGCDKLRKLFLPESIKFIDANAFSYCPNLVIFCIENSYVHKYCLATGIRFTLVTSAEEYELD, translated from the coding sequence ATGCAATGCGAGAAATGCAACGCACCACTTGACCCTAAGCTTTCTGCCTGCCCACAGTGCGGTGCCCCTGTACCGCAGAACATCGAGGGCTTTGAAAACACTATGGAGTTTCAGCATGAGCTTAGGTCGATCGTTGTTAACGACGGCACAAAAGCTGTTGCCAATAAAGACAGGTTCATAGGTCTTCTCAGCGATCATATCCCCGATTACGACAAGGAACGCCGCTTACTTATTAATATGTATAATATGGGTGTGCTCAAGATCCTTCTCGAGGACAAGAACCACGAGATCGCTGTCATGAAAGCCAAAAGCTTTATGCTGGGCGACCTTTTCCTTTCGGAGAATGCTTCCGAATTCGTTGTCGCCTGTTATACATACCTTCTCGGCTGGCCTTACGAATCGCATCTCAAGGTCCTTCCTGAAAGTGAGGAGGACAGCGATAAAAAGACCGAAGAAGTCAGGAAGCGTCCCGTCGATATCAATGAGATGGTATTCACTCCCCGTAACGCCTTCAGATACAGGCTCAGCGGAAATATCACCATTCCCGACGGCTATACAAAGCTTGAAGCCTTCTGCTTCGATAAGTTCGGTTCGCTCAGAACTATCAAGCTCCCCTCTACTCTCCTCGCTATCGGAGAATATGCTTTCTCCTCATGTAAGCGCCTGAGAGGTCTCGACCTCCCCGAGGGTCTGAGAATAATAAAGCAGGGCGCTTTCAGCCAGTGTGCGAACCTGGTCGTTGTTAAGATACCCGACGGCGTTCTCGAGATCGAGGACAGTACCTTCTCTTTCTGTACGAGCCTTGAGGTCATTGAGATACCGCCAAGCGTCAGCAGTATCGGCGCGGAAGCATTCTCGGGCTGCGATAAGCTCAGAAAGCTCTTCTTACCCGAGAGTATCAAATTCATCGACGCAAATGCGTTCTCATACTGCCCCAATCTTGTTATTTTCTGCATAGAAAATTCTTATGTTCATAAATACTGTTTAGCCACCGGAATAAGGTTCACTCTCGTGACCTCGGCTGAAGAATATGAGCTTGACTAA
- a CDS encoding sugar ABC transporter substrate-binding protein: protein MNKEKRRRTFRAVAAGFLSAAMLVTGGCGSQHVGPPGTQGGGTIAVITKQELSFWDDVKLGAQDACDEFGYDMTYTVADGDNDYVTQIAAINDAINKKAKAIVIAPNSATDLNEALEKAIDSGIQVVIINSSVEGQINSKIVSKIASSDTDGGTVAAKNALNAYKSKKGDLAGIGKIGIVGHTAGTAEERISGFISRMTKGIANAKGIEVPEDNAYAAMAAAAMGGAAQGGPAAAAAQGGAAAAAAQGGAPVTTAPVVTEPVETTTTVPYEMLSDLEKAQLMVAEHEEQVKADQERELANIKKNFVQTERCAKVDEAREATKKLLGTDGNGFSVLYATNTNTTLGVCEAVEELGLGGKIVIVGFNSDEEELGYIRRGVLDGVIIQNPYVMGYVGVRYAKQAVTGASVGKQLDTGVTFVNANNMNDDYIMLMLYPDKY, encoded by the coding sequence ATGAACAAGGAAAAAAGAAGAAGAACGTTCAGGGCTGTCGCAGCCGGTTTTCTTTCTGCTGCGATGCTTGTAACAGGCGGATGTGGCAGTCAGCATGTGGGCCCGCCCGGTACACAGGGCGGCGGAACGATCGCTGTAATTACTAAGCAGGAGCTCAGCTTCTGGGACGACGTAAAGCTGGGTGCACAGGATGCCTGCGACGAATTCGGCTATGACATGACTTACACCGTTGCCGACGGTGATAACGATTATGTTACACAGATCGCCGCTATCAATGACGCAATAAATAAAAAAGCAAAGGCGATCGTAATAGCACCTAACAGTGCCACAGATCTTAATGAAGCTCTTGAAAAGGCTATAGACAGCGGCATACAGGTAGTTATTATCAACTCGAGCGTCGAGGGTCAGATAAACAGTAAGATCGTTTCCAAGATCGCTTCATCAGATACCGACGGCGGTACGGTAGCTGCAAAGAACGCTCTCAATGCATACAAATCAAAGAAGGGCGATCTTGCAGGTATCGGCAAGATCGGTATCGTCGGACATACCGCAGGTACTGCTGAGGAGCGTATCTCAGGCTTTATCTCGAGAATGACAAAGGGAATCGCAAATGCTAAGGGCATTGAGGTACCTGAGGATAATGCTTATGCAGCTATGGCAGCCGCAGCAATGGGCGGAGCAGCTCAGGGCGGTCCAGCCGCAGCAGCAGCTCAGGGCGGTGCAGCCGCAGCAGCAGCTCAGGGCGGTGCTCCTGTGACAACAGCTCCCGTTGTAACAGAGCCTGTTGAGACAACAACTACTGTTCCTTACGAGATGCTTTCAGACCTTGAAAAGGCTCAGCTTATGGTTGCAGAGCATGAGGAACAGGTCAAGGCAGATCAGGAGCGTGAGCTTGCAAATATCAAGAAGAACTTCGTACAGACAGAGCGCTGTGCAAAGGTTGATGAAGCAAGAGAAGCTACAAAGAAGCTTCTTGGTACTGACGGAAACGGTTTCTCGGTACTCTACGCTACAAACACAAATACAACACTGGGTGTTTGCGAAGCTGTAGAAGAGCTTGGTCTCGGCGGTAAGATCGTTATCGTAGGCTTCAACTCTGACGAGGAAGAGCTCGGTTACATCAGAAGAGGTGTCCTCGACGGTGTTATCATTCAGAATCCTTATGTTATGGGATATGTTGGAGTAAGATACGCTAAGCAGGCAGTAACAGGCGCAAGCGTAGGCAAACAGCTTGATACAGGTGTTACATTCGTTAATGCAAACAACATGAACGATGATTACATTATGCTCATGCTGTATCCGGATAAATACTAA
- a CDS encoding GGDEF domain-containing protein, with amino-acid sequence MAKSASKKGQGGYVFAAILVAVIYLFNTFLVENIFTSSAETSRKTSMAMASINKMNGLLSDLNNNSLSIAAGVGNPTALIMATEPIYQNILDAEKQFESIEGISPEALKRYNYAKAMIDTYKKKLESLGSDTAVSDDQEAKTDVMKYDLYSLQTTASQMLTSTIDIVNIDTARMSAKNTTKSYILMTIMMIIAILGELAVWLFARRAKKARLELEEREMRLAEVDAKLKNTRQKASDLAVMNVLTGMKNRYALDNDISDRLESGRFQIAVFDMDNFRSINDTYGYDFGDEYLAAVAERLKQEFSDVAEIYNITGNEFCFVFNKNISESQATGIAQNIQRVMSSPYEVLNLTVQLPCSGAVYHYLPGDCLNVNSVLVKLDTAMRNAKMNGGNMITTVMNI; translated from the coding sequence ATGGCAAAATCAGCATCTAAAAAGGGACAGGGCGGATACGTCTTCGCCGCTATCCTGGTAGCCGTTATTTACCTTTTCAACACGTTCCTTGTTGAGAATATCTTTACAAGCTCTGCCGAAACATCCAGAAAGACTTCTATGGCTATGGCATCTATCAACAAGATGAACGGTCTCCTTTCGGACCTTAACAATAACTCACTCAGTATCGCCGCAGGTGTCGGCAACCCTACAGCTCTTATTATGGCTACAGAGCCGATCTATCAGAATATCCTCGATGCTGAAAAGCAGTTTGAATCCATTGAGGGTATTTCTCCCGAGGCTTTAAAGAGATACAATTACGCTAAGGCTATGATCGATACTTACAAGAAAAAGCTTGAATCCCTCGGTTCGGATACAGCTGTCAGTGACGATCAGGAGGCCAAGACCGACGTAATGAAGTATGACCTCTATTCACTTCAGACAACCGCGTCACAGATGCTTACATCTACTATTGATATCGTTAATATCGATACCGCGAGAATGTCAGCTAAGAATACCACCAAGTCCTATATCCTCATGACCATCATGATGATCATCGCTATCCTCGGTGAGCTTGCTGTATGGCTGTTCGCAAGAAGAGCAAAGAAGGCAAGACTGGAACTGGAAGAGCGAGAGATGCGACTTGCAGAGGTCGATGCAAAGCTCAAGAATACACGTCAGAAGGCAAGCGACCTTGCTGTTATGAACGTTCTTACAGGTATGAAGAACCGTTATGCTCTTGATAACGATATCAGCGACAGACTTGAATCAGGAAGATTCCAGATCGCCGTATTCGATATGGATAACTTCAGAAGTATCAACGATACTTACGGTTATGACTTCGGTGATGAGTACCTTGCAGCAGTTGCTGAGAGACTCAAGCAGGAGTTCTCGGACGTTGCCGAGATCTACAACATCACAGGTAACGAGTTCTGCTTCGTATTCAACAAGAATATCTCAGAGAGCCAGGCTACAGGTATTGCACAGAATATCCAGCGTGTAATGAGCAGCCCTTACGAGGTGCTCAACCTTACAGTTCAGCTCCCATGCTCAGGCGCAGTTTACCACTACCTCCCCGGCGACTGCCTCAACGTCAACTCCGTTCTCGTTAAGCTTGATACAGCTATGAGAAACGCTAAGATGAACGGCGGTAACATGATAACTACTGTAATGAATATCTGA
- a CDS encoding [Fe-Fe] hydrogenase large subunit C-terminal domain-containing protein, with protein sequence MSELIIVKPEKCVGCNACVRECPAPEANIVKQLEDGRFITMVNHDKCIGCGECVKKCTHGARDYIDDTDDCIADILKEKLIIMASPAIKTVLPTRWKGVLDWFKKQGCTIFDASFGADICTWAHIRTMDQDKIGNIVTQQCPAIVKYVEKYQPKLLQNLSPIHSPVACSAIYIKKYLRRNNPIALISPCIAEKYEAQDTELFDYNVTIKKLLEYFDRNDINIPIDTSEDYEYKFDESQGQMGAIYSRPGGLRDNIWLHDPDINITNSEGVHKVYSEIEMYSRMPESKHPRIFDVLSCEFGCNIGPASGTRQTVFDAMTTMRAVENEAKTRRKSGGIMGRGDDRLFKKFDDELRVADFLRNYKPSMPTPIPNINQLQPIFEKMGMHTEEERAYDCHACGYDTCRDMAIAIYRGLNTPDNCIVHAKSVLLARHSVLNRQNEKLAEITEEVLALSDKLKENVSKITDNMQNIGESTSATSERAAVVKDLLENVVTFCNDNSTMDADSVSQLTSILETTIDAFSALDDNVTTTNESSETINSSINDIISLVGDINEVLVKAGNDKTKKLEDLDKLAEEEANKPEEKK encoded by the coding sequence ATGAGTGAATTGATTATTGTAAAACCCGAAAAGTGCGTCGGCTGCAATGCCTGCGTAAGAGAATGTCCCGCTCCCGAGGCTAATATAGTAAAGCAGCTGGAGGACGGACGTTTCATAACCATGGTAAACCATGATAAATGTATCGGCTGCGGAGAGTGCGTAAAGAAATGTACTCACGGAGCAAGAGACTATATCGACGATACTGACGATTGTATCGCTGATATCTTAAAGGAAAAGCTGATAATAATGGCGTCTCCTGCCATAAAGACAGTTCTTCCCACAAGGTGGAAGGGCGTTCTTGATTGGTTCAAGAAGCAGGGCTGTACCATTTTTGATGCTTCATTCGGTGCGGATATATGCACATGGGCTCATATCAGAACTATGGATCAGGACAAGATCGGCAATATCGTTACTCAGCAGTGTCCTGCTATCGTAAAGTACGTTGAGAAATACCAGCCCAAGCTTCTCCAGAACCTTTCGCCTATACACAGCCCTGTTGCGTGCAGTGCTATCTACATAAAGAAGTACCTGAGAAGAAACAACCCTATCGCCCTTATCTCCCCATGTATCGCAGAGAAGTATGAGGCACAGGACACAGAGCTCTTTGACTATAACGTTACGATCAAGAAGCTCCTTGAGTACTTCGACAGAAACGACATCAATATCCCTATAGATACATCAGAGGACTATGAGTACAAGTTCGACGAGTCACAGGGACAGATGGGCGCTATCTACTCCCGTCCCGGCGGACTCAGAGACAATATCTGGCTCCATGACCCCGATATCAACATCACAAACTCTGAGGGCGTACACAAGGTATATTCCGAGATCGAAATGTACAGCAGAATGCCCGAGTCCAAGCACCCGAGAATATTCGATGTTCTCTCATGTGAGTTCGGATGTAATATCGGACCTGCTTCGGGTACGAGACAGACAGTTTTCGATGCTATGACCACTATGAGAGCTGTAGAGAACGAGGCTAAGACACGCCGTAAGTCAGGCGGTATCATGGGACGAGGCGACGACAGGCTCTTCAAGAAGTTCGATGACGAGCTCCGTGTGGCTGACTTCCTGAGAAACTACAAGCCCTCTATGCCTACACCTATCCCGAATATCAATCAGCTCCAGCCTATATTCGAGAAAATGGGCATGCATACCGAAGAAGAGCGTGCATACGATTGTCATGCCTGCGGCTACGACACCTGCCGCGATATGGCTATCGCTATATACAGAGGTCTCAATACTCCCGATAACTGTATCGTTCATGCTAAATCTGTTCTCCTTGCAAGACATTCTGTACTGAACAGACAGAACGAGAAGCTTGCCGAGATAACAGAGGAAGTCCTCGCACTTTCTGATAAGCTGAAAGAGAATGTTTCAAAGATAACTGATAATATGCAGAATATCGGCGAATCCACTTCAGCTACAAGCGAGAGAGCTGCTGTAGTTAAGGATCTTCTGGAGAACGTTGTTACCTTCTGTAACGATAACTCAACTATGGACGCAGACAGCGTATCACAGCTCACATCTATCCTTGAGACCACTATCGACGCATTCAGCGCTCTCGATGATAATGTTACCACAACAAATGAGAGCTCAGAGACTATCAACTCATCTATCAATGATATCATCTCACTTGTTGGAGACATCAACGAGGTCCTTGTAAAGGCAGGCAATGACAAGACCAAAAAGCTTGAAGATCTTGACAAGCTTGCCGAAGAGGAAGCTAATAAGCCTGAAGAGAAAAAGTAA
- a CDS encoding FAD-dependent oxidoreductase — protein sequence MYETSNTLSEEITAAEISDSCCETGDIVPDRTEDHEIVVVGAGASGVPAAGWAAELGADTVLLQKEAAVVSQGNCGSAIIKSRSTEAGIAKWIHHTNSLCDWRADTKQLRAYAEHSEEAMMWFLNRAGLTKETEYGDGSKVDNNAESAKLLNDGDKLCAFRSTSGDFTGVWKDRMNSYDYGDDHCYFWAPWIGPKPLNVGNALHNALNNIMAEHKNLRAYFSTPAVKLVMDGKRAAGVIAKDKDGKYIQFNASKAVILATGDYTNNAAMVKRWCPDIAEFDKKQFGKTGDGHILAISAGAKMENLGHTKMMHDFDSALMFEEPFLYLNMDGERFTNEYTGFVYMGNLLKYQPKFKGSMLDADHKDGSRGWYCAIYDSSYTEWDKDEFVDGCVPPFVMEKFIPGAVEEPQGVFKNLIDLHRCDTLEELAAELGIPYDKMKASVDRYNELCEKGCDTDFGKPAKYMHKIEKAPFWGARKHIRVSAEVSGVITNENAQALDADGKPIEGLYCAGNLGGPFYGGADYPFHQTGLSLGRCYTFGMIAAKHALGQLK from the coding sequence ATGTACGAAACAAGCAACACACTTTCCGAGGAAATAACAGCCGCAGAGATAAGCGATTCCTGCTGTGAGACGGGAGATATAGTCCCCGACCGCACAGAGGATCATGAGATAGTAGTGGTTGGAGCAGGCGCTTCGGGAGTTCCCGCAGCAGGCTGGGCAGCCGAGCTGGGAGCAGATACGGTGCTGCTCCAGAAGGAAGCAGCTGTGGTATCACAGGGCAACTGCGGCTCTGCTATCATAAAGTCGCGCTCCACAGAAGCAGGCATAGCCAAGTGGATACACCACACCAACAGCCTCTGCGACTGGAGAGCCGATACAAAGCAGCTCCGCGCATACGCCGAGCATTCCGAGGAGGCTATGATGTGGTTCCTCAACCGCGCAGGTCTCACCAAGGAGACCGAGTACGGCGACGGCAGCAAGGTTGACAATAACGCCGAGAGCGCAAAGCTCCTCAACGACGGGGATAAGCTCTGCGCATTCAGAAGCACCAGCGGCGACTTTACGGGAGTGTGGAAGGACCGCATGAACAGCTACGACTACGGCGACGACCACTGCTACTTCTGGGCTCCGTGGATAGGTCCCAAGCCCCTGAACGTGGGTAATGCCCTCCACAATGCCCTCAATAATATCATGGCGGAGCATAAGAATCTCCGCGCGTATTTCTCTACTCCTGCGGTAAAGCTGGTCATGGACGGGAAGAGAGCTGCAGGCGTTATCGCCAAGGACAAGGACGGAAAGTACATACAGTTCAACGCTTCAAAGGCAGTCATTCTCGCAACGGGTGACTACACCAACAACGCCGCTATGGTAAAGCGCTGGTGTCCCGATATTGCAGAGTTCGACAAGAAGCAGTTCGGCAAGACAGGCGACGGACATATCCTTGCCATAAGCGCAGGAGCTAAAATGGAGAATCTCGGTCACACCAAGATGATGCACGACTTTGACTCCGCCCTCATGTTCGAGGAGCCTTTCCTCTATCTCAACATGGACGGCGAGCGCTTCACCAATGAGTACACGGGATTTGTGTATATGGGCAACCTGCTGAAATATCAGCCCAAGTTCAAGGGCTCAATGCTTGACGCCGACCACAAGGACGGCTCAAGGGGCTGGTACTGCGCTATATACGACAGCAGCTATACCGAATGGGACAAGGACGAATTCGTGGACGGCTGCGTTCCGCCTTTCGTAATGGAGAAGTTTATCCCCGGAGCTGTTGAAGAGCCACAGGGCGTGTTCAAGAACCTCATAGACCTGCACAGGTGCGATACTCTTGAAGAGCTTGCAGCGGAGCTGGGTATACCCTATGACAAGATGAAGGCTTCCGTAGATCGCTACAACGAGCTCTGCGAAAAGGGCTGCGATACGGACTTCGGAAAGCCTGCAAAGTATATGCACAAGATAGAAAAGGCTCCGTTCTGGGGAGCACGAAAGCATATCCGCGTTTCTGCGGAGGTATCGGGCGTCATCACCAACGAGAACGCTCAGGCTCTTGATGCCGACGGAAAGCCCATAGAGGGACTTTACTGCGCAGGTAATCTCGGGGGACCCTTCTACGGCGGTGCGGACTATCCCTTCCACCAGACGGGACTCTCTCTCGGACGCTGCTATACCTTCGGCATGATAGCCGCTAAACACGCTTTGGGTCAGCTTAAATAA